A single Lactuca sativa cultivar Salinas chromosome 8, Lsat_Salinas_v11, whole genome shotgun sequence DNA region contains:
- the LOC111916188 gene encoding N-acylphosphatidylethanolamine synthase isoform X1 — protein sequence MGRIMEWAGRPNHLGGLPRKTVIMAVGTFAKAVASLLNSTSVDNADTLLNLVRSRPPGVPLITVSNHMSTLDDPVMWGFKGFPTCNADLQRWVLAAEDICFKNPVLSYFFRLGKCIPITRGGGIYQEHMNEALDRLSNGDWLHTFPEGKVCQEDEPIRRLKWGTASLIARAPVTPIVLPIFHHGFQKVMPENYIFGKRPPIPLWKKDIKIIVGEPIEFDIPKLKQTALLTSKDLLPFQKYGWPPFGEMDEVAQRCLYIDISERIQSVLERLRILGRKPKL from the exons ATGGGGCGGATCATGGAATGGGCGGGTAGGCCAAATCACTTGGGAGGATTACCAAGGAAGACTGTGATAATGGCAGTCGGAACTTTCGCTAAAGCGGTTGCAAGTCTCCTAAACTCTACTTCTGTTGATAACGCAGACACTCTCCTTAATCTCGTCAGATCTCGACCTCCTGGTGTTCCTCTCATCACCGTTAGCAATCACATGTCCAC ATTGGATGATCCTGTAATGTGGGGATTCAAAGGTTTCCCAACATGTAATGCTGATTTGCAACGATGGGTACTAGCTGCTGAAGACATTTGCTTCAAAAATCCAGTCCTTTCATATTTTTTCAGGCTTG GGAAATGCATTCCAATTACTAGGGGTGGTGGAATCTATCAAGAACACATGAATGAAGCTCTTGATCGATTAAGTAATGGTGATTGG CTACACACATTTCCTGAAGGAAAAGTCTGCCAAGAAGATGAACCGATAAGACGATTAAAATGGGGAACCGCCAGTCTCATTGCTCGTGCCCCTGTAACCCCAATTGTCTTGCCAATTTTCCATCACGGTTTCcaaaag gtGATGCctgaaaattatatttttggcAAAAGACCTCCTATACCTTTATGGAAAAAAGATATAAAAATAATTGTTGGGGAGCCGATAGAATTTGATATTCCCAAGTTAAAGCAAACGGCTTTATTGACTTCTAAAGATTTACTGCCTTTTCAAAAATACGGTTGGCCGCCTTTTGGGGAGATGGATGAGGTGGCACAAAGATGCCTCTACATCGATATATCAGAACGGATTCAAAGTGTGTTGGAGAGATTACGGATTTTAGGTAGGAAGCCaaagttgtga
- the LOC111916178 gene encoding uncharacterized protein LOC111916178: MNAAYARLPSTTSPCQVKDSNNRRLIAFTTPENYAVRLSHLIHLKGWTSLWCPTIAVEPTTNTKSSILHYLSPPTPLINQFSALAFTSRSGISAFSDALSELTSTPLSPSGEDFTVCALGKDSELIDNSFVGKICNNSERIKLLVPEISTPAGLVESLGYGSGRRVLCPVPLVVGLEEPPVVPNFLRDLDTKGWIAVRVNAYETRWVGPECAAELVKRDGGCGVDAIVFTSTGEVEGMLKSLRAMGLDWEAAMRVNPGMVVAAHGPVTAAGAKSLGVDVNVVSSRFGSFDGVVDALALLWNN; this comes from the coding sequence ATGAATGCTGCATACGCCAGACTTCCTTCTACTACCTCTCCTTGCCAGGTCAAAGACAGCAACAACCGCCGCCTCATCGCCTTCACCACGCCGGAAAACTACGCCGTCCGTCTCTCCCACCTCATCCACCTCAAGGGTTGGACTTCTCTCTGGTGCCCCACCATCGCCGTCGAACCcaccaccaacaccaaatcatctaTCCTCCACTACCTCTCACCTCCAACACCCCTCATTAATCAATTCTCAGCCCTCGCTTTCACCTCAAGGTCAGGAATCTCAGCTTTCTCCGACGCCTTATCGGAGCTCACCTCCACACCATTATCCCCATCCGGCGAAGATTTCACAGTTTGTGCTCTCGGAAAAGACTCGGAGTTAATCGATAACTCATTCGTAGGTAAAATCTGTAACAACAGTGAAAGAATTAAGCTTTTAGTTCCTGAAATATCGACGCCGGCGGGTCTGGTGGAGTCGCTGGGGTACGGGAGTGGCCGGCGAGTGTTGTGCCCGGTGCCATTAGTGGTGGGGTTGGAAGAACCGCCGGTGGTTCCCAATTTTTTACGAGACTTGGATACAAAGGGGTGGATAGCGGTGAGGGTGAACGCATACGAGACACGGTGGGTGGGACCGGAGTGTGCGGCGGAATTAGTAAAGAGAGATGGTGGTTGTGGGGTAGATGCGATTGTGTTTACGAGTACAGGGGAAGTGGAAGGGATGTTGAAGAGTTTGAGGGCGATGGGTTTGGATTGGGAGGCGGCGATGAGAGTGAATCCAGGGATGGTGGTGGCGGCGCATGGGCCGGTGACGGCGGCCGGAGCCAAAAGTCTTGGAGTCGATGTAAATGTTGTTAGCAGTAGGTTTGGAAGCTTCGATGGTGTTGTAGATGCTCTTGCTTTATTATGGAATAATTAA
- the LOC111916188 gene encoding N-acylphosphatidylethanolamine synthase isoform X3 — protein MWGFKGFPTCNADLQRWVLAAEDICFKNPVLSYFFRLGKCIPITRGGGIYQEHMNEALDRLSNGDWLHTFPEGKVCQEDEPIRRLKWGTASLIARAPVTPIVLPIFHHGFQKVMPENYIFGKRPPIPLWKKDIKIIVGEPIEFDIPKLKQTALLTSKDLLPFQKYGWPPFGEMDEVAQRCLYIDISERIQSVLERLRILGRKPKL, from the exons ATGTGGGGATTCAAAGGTTTCCCAACATGTAATGCTGATTTGCAACGATGGGTACTAGCTGCTGAAGACATTTGCTTCAAAAATCCAGTCCTTTCATATTTTTTCAGGCTTG GGAAATGCATTCCAATTACTAGGGGTGGTGGAATCTATCAAGAACACATGAATGAAGCTCTTGATCGATTAAGTAATGGTGATTGG CTACACACATTTCCTGAAGGAAAAGTCTGCCAAGAAGATGAACCGATAAGACGATTAAAATGGGGAACCGCCAGTCTCATTGCTCGTGCCCCTGTAACCCCAATTGTCTTGCCAATTTTCCATCACGGTTTCcaaaag gtGATGCctgaaaattatatttttggcAAAAGACCTCCTATACCTTTATGGAAAAAAGATATAAAAATAATTGTTGGGGAGCCGATAGAATTTGATATTCCCAAGTTAAAGCAAACGGCTTTATTGACTTCTAAAGATTTACTGCCTTTTCAAAAATACGGTTGGCCGCCTTTTGGGGAGATGGATGAGGTGGCACAAAGATGCCTCTACATCGATATATCAGAACGGATTCAAAGTGTGTTGGAGAGATTACGGATTTTAGGTAGGAAGCCaaagttgtga
- the LOC111916188 gene encoding N-acylphosphatidylethanolamine synthase isoform X2, translated as MGRIMEWAGRPNHLGGLPRKTVIMAVGTFAKAVASLLNSTSVDNADTLLNLVRSRPPGVPLITVSNHMSTLDDPVMWGFKGFPTCNADLQRWVLAAEDICFKNPVLSYFFRLGKCIPITRGGGIYQEHMNEALDRLSNGDWVMPENYIFGKRPPIPLWKKDIKIIVGEPIEFDIPKLKQTALLTSKDLLPFQKYGWPPFGEMDEVAQRCLYIDISERIQSVLERLRILGRKPKL; from the exons ATGGGGCGGATCATGGAATGGGCGGGTAGGCCAAATCACTTGGGAGGATTACCAAGGAAGACTGTGATAATGGCAGTCGGAACTTTCGCTAAAGCGGTTGCAAGTCTCCTAAACTCTACTTCTGTTGATAACGCAGACACTCTCCTTAATCTCGTCAGATCTCGACCTCCTGGTGTTCCTCTCATCACCGTTAGCAATCACATGTCCAC ATTGGATGATCCTGTAATGTGGGGATTCAAAGGTTTCCCAACATGTAATGCTGATTTGCAACGATGGGTACTAGCTGCTGAAGACATTTGCTTCAAAAATCCAGTCCTTTCATATTTTTTCAGGCTTG GGAAATGCATTCCAATTACTAGGGGTGGTGGAATCTATCAAGAACACATGAATGAAGCTCTTGATCGATTAAGTAATGGTGATTGG gtGATGCctgaaaattatatttttggcAAAAGACCTCCTATACCTTTATGGAAAAAAGATATAAAAATAATTGTTGGGGAGCCGATAGAATTTGATATTCCCAAGTTAAAGCAAACGGCTTTATTGACTTCTAAAGATTTACTGCCTTTTCAAAAATACGGTTGGCCGCCTTTTGGGGAGATGGATGAGGTGGCACAAAGATGCCTCTACATCGATATATCAGAACGGATTCAAAGTGTGTTGGAGAGATTACGGATTTTAGGTAGGAAGCCaaagttgtga